TCAGTGCTGGGCAGGGCGTGCAGGCCCGCCATCTCGCCCACCAGGACGCCCGCCGATAGTACCCCGTGCACGTCGGAAACCTGGTTGATGACCTCGACGTTGCCGGTGACCACCAGGTAGACGTAATCGGGAATCTCGCCTTCGCGCAAAAGGATGGTCTGCGGGTTGAAGGTCACCAGCGGATTGTTCATCAGCATCCGCAGCTCATGGCCGGGCAGGTTGGGAAAATAGGAGGTCAGGAACTGGTGGGTGTAGCGCCAGACGTAGTCCTGGTTGGACGGGATCAGCATGTCCACGGTGCCGAAGGGCGAGCCCGAGCCGATGGCTCTCTCCGCATCGGTGAGCGGCCGGCCGACGTGGGCCAGGATGATCTTTCGCGACGCGTCGCAGGCGAAGTCCTGGGCGCAGCCGTGGATCAGGCCGCCGCCGATGTCCAGCTTCTTCACGTTGGCCGGGGTCAGGTAGCGGTCGCGCACCTGTTCCAGCCGTGCCCGCCCGATGCCCGGCTTGGCCGGATCCTCGGTGACCATGCCTTCCAGCACGTCGAGCGCCGCGATGTCCGCATAATGGGCGTAGGTCCGATAGCCGCCGCCCCAATGGGCGCGGAACAGGAAGATGTTGGTTTCGACCGGATGAGGCGAGGGCAGGGGCTTTACCTCCAGCCCTGCGATGACGTTCCAGATGTCGAATTCCAGATCCCGGATGTCGAAGAATTCCGCCATCAGGTCCTCGTGCACCCCCAGCAGAGCCGACAACTTCTTGCCCACCGAATGGCGCACCAGGGGCGTCGCGTAGTACTTGATGCGGTGGTCGGACCGGAACAGTTCGGTCAGGCCGGCGAAGTGGTCGTCGTGGCAATGAGTGTGGAAGATGCCTTCCACCTCGTTGATGCCTATTCCCAGGGAATTCAGGGTGTTGCTGACGTTGGGCCCGGCGTCGATCAGATAGACCTTGCCCTGGAACAGCAGGATGCTGGCCATGCAGGGCCGGTCCGGGTCCCAGCCGTCGCCGTCGCCGTTGTGCAGGATCGAGAAGTATTCCCGCTGGATGTTGTGAAAGCCCAAGGGATAGGCGGACTGATAGGTCTGGAAGGGCGGCAGGTTGAGATCGACCTCGATCTCCTCGTCGCCGTAGGCGAAGCGGAAACGGTTCTTGGACAGCCGTTCCAGCATGACACCGCCCCTTACCTCGACGGGACCGTCGTCCAGATAGAGCAATTCGACCAGTTCGCTGGAATCGCGGATGGCCCCGAAGGCGAAGCGCAGCTTGATGCGCATCATCTCGCGGGCCTCGTCGACCGGAACGCCGGCCTCGCGGATTTCCTCTTCGGAACAGAGGCCGTAATTG
The sequence above is a segment of the Magnetospirillum sp. WYHS-4 genome. Coding sequences within it:
- a CDS encoding cyclic nucleotide-binding domain-containing protein, which codes for MPKGSDVSRSRSAKPRPAKPDAGPLLRKVCVTAGVYWVECVPADLYVLCGCPADSVKHLMRRGLIVPMERHGVQFESGPNAILLSDDLLQNGSFCNLSEFPVLQMLYRQGMILPGHPNNRGHKPLIVGSRIQVDSQIRYIHRGNYGLCSEEEIREAGVPVDEAREMMRIKLRFAFGAIRDSSELVELLYLDDGPVEVRGGVMLERLSKNRFRFAYGDEEIEVDLNLPPFQTYQSAYPLGFHNIQREYFSILHNGDGDGWDPDRPCMASILLFQGKVYLIDAGPNVSNTLNSLGIGINEVEGIFHTHCHDDHFAGLTELFRSDHRIKYYATPLVRHSVGKKLSALLGVHEDLMAEFFDIRDLEFDIWNVIAGLEVKPLPSPHPVETNIFLFRAHWGGGYRTYAHYADIAALDVLEGMVTEDPAKPGIGRARLEQVRDRYLTPANVKKLDIGGGLIHGCAQDFACDASRKIILAHVGRPLTDAERAIGSGSPFGTVDMLIPSNQDYVWRYTHQFLTSYFPNLPGHELRMLMNNPLVTFNPQTILLREGEIPDYVYLVVTGNVEVINQVSDVHGVLSAGVLVGEMAGLHALPSTETHRAMSFVRALQVPIDLYLEFVRRNDLFGDISRLMEYREFLQDTWLCREIVTAGTLNAIAQSITRVRYPAGAAIDHDSEDNSGIGFVKTGSVRRYGHRKGRAHDLETLGPGDFFGEETAVFWTTYGYDLKTATPTEVYYADARILATVPRVRWKLYETYQRRKEMGG